A region from the Borreliella burgdorferi B31 genome encodes:
- a CDS encoding PBSX family phage terminase large subunit: MRLRRLPVYVDAYKEKPNAEIFIYYSSRGTGKTYDIATVNLERKFSADGGDTLAIRKKKNKTTQSIHKEILELLSIYNLRKFFNISKAKIESKSLIFGKKRAFVFEGGHDTRDLKSYAHFKDLWLEEANQFSADDIEMLVPTMREQGGRIYMSSNPVPKSHWLYKRYLSNQDNPAVCIIKSTYRDNPFLNGGDVQAWLEKQRLAYHGNDIGFRIEVLGEEFDFGTARLIKKFNVCGPEILSRANGSYYTGIHVKGNRICFLEILVGRISYLPVVIITNACSKVLLSKTDYQSEINKFKGVFVLPTAREELKYVFSRFGRGTLLAKKRNLYSLSDYLIPSNLNVVNKPETTDVISEFNETEYYYDESSAEDSEVTNFVMQKDLVYIPAFLNAISVFS, translated from the coding sequence ATGAGACTAAGGCGACTTCCAGTATATGTTGATGCCTACAAAGAAAAGCCCAATGCTGAAATTTTCATATACTACTCAAGTAGGGGAACTGGTAAAACCTACGACATTGCAACTGTTAATTTAGAAAGAAAATTTAGTGCTGATGGCGGAGATACCCTTGCAATTAGAAAAAAGAAAAACAAAACAACACAATCAATACACAAAGAAATTTTAGAACTTTTAAGCATATACAACTTAAGAAAATTTTTCAATATAAGCAAAGCAAAAATTGAAAGTAAGAGTTTGATTTTTGGGAAAAAACGTGCTTTTGTTTTTGAAGGGGGGCATGATACAAGAGATTTAAAATCTTATGCGCATTTTAAGGACTTATGGCTGGAAGAAGCCAATCAGTTTAGCGCTGATGATATAGAAATGCTTGTCCCTACAATGAGAGAACAAGGCGGCAGAATCTATATGTCAAGCAATCCGGTGCCTAAATCACATTGGCTATACAAAAGGTACTTATCAAATCAAGACAATCCTGCTGTGTGTATAATCAAAAGCACTTACCGTGACAACCCATTTTTAAATGGTGGAGACGTACAAGCTTGGCTTGAAAAACAAAGACTTGCATATCATGGCAATGACATTGGTTTTAGAATTGAGGTTTTAGGAGAAGAGTTTGATTTTGGTACAGCAAGGCTAATTAAAAAATTTAATGTGTGTGGTCCCGAAATTCTTTCCAGAGCTAATGGAAGCTATTATACAGGAATACACGTTAAAGGCAACAGAATTTGTTTTTTAGAAATTCTTGTTGGAAGAATTTCCTATCTTCCAGTTGTAATTATTACAAACGCATGTAGTAAAGTTTTACTATCAAAAACTGATTACCAATCCGAAATTAATAAATTTAAAGGGGTTTTTGTATTGCCAACAGCAAGAGAAGAACTCAAATATGTATTTTCTCGTTTTGGTAGAGGTACTTTGCTTGCAAAAAAACGAAACTTGTATTCACTCTCAGACTATTTGATTCCGTCTAATCTTAATGTGGTAAACAAACCCGAAACCACTGATGTAATTTCAGAGTTCAACGAAACTGAATATTATTATGATGAATCTAGTGCAGAAGATAGCGAAGTTACAAATTTTGTTATGCAAAAAGATTTGGTATACATCCCGGCATTTCTCAATGCCATATCGGTTTTTAGCTAA
- a CDS encoding anti-CBASS protein Acb1 family protein, with the protein MFRMKFFKKPKETKLFPVSEYTPHQDQLRLAHQIAEIYAGFASSRDIEHKVDDGLSKLFDNNFRAVIKKMVYTAILSGESHFYIVVPDSDDPHKPLKKGFPCLCYNFGEVVDGGSYFLKNIHESRIITMKSSFLNFESLKKSSNIMNTLLNETVGFLRVNNFTFLKSATLPSVKDMTAYDLAEVKKNIEGVLDSNHKMMILGREDDIANVTRSVSPLKDAFEIIVSDITLHSGIPKEILYPISPSGEGSVGNYDIFYLNIEQICKLMVTPFINAVLSKFGLSSNWCYKPVKPISQKEQAEIDEKHAKTLATYVELLSKAKEMGNDSLYLKIQDEMNQYLQI; encoded by the coding sequence ATGTTTAGAATGAAATTTTTCAAAAAACCTAAAGAAACAAAACTATTTCCAGTAAGTGAATACACACCACACCAGGATCAATTAAGGCTTGCGCATCAAATAGCTGAAATTTACGCGGGGTTTGCATCTTCAAGAGATATTGAGCACAAAGTCGATGATGGACTTTCAAAATTATTTGATAATAATTTCAGAGCTGTGATCAAAAAAATGGTTTATACAGCAATTTTGTCTGGAGAAAGCCATTTTTATATAGTAGTTCCAGATTCCGATGATCCACACAAGCCACTAAAAAAAGGGTTTCCTTGTCTTTGCTATAACTTTGGTGAAGTTGTTGATGGGGGATCTTATTTCTTAAAAAATATACATGAAAGCAGAATCATTACCATGAAGTCTTCTTTTCTAAATTTTGAGTCTCTAAAAAAAAGCAGCAATATTATGAACACGCTACTTAATGAAACGGTAGGGTTTTTAAGGGTAAATAATTTTACTTTCCTTAAATCAGCAACTCTGCCATCAGTCAAGGATATGACTGCATATGATCTGGCTGAAGTTAAAAAAAACATTGAGGGGGTTCTTGATAGTAACCACAAAATGATGATACTCGGAAGAGAAGATGATATTGCTAATGTAACAAGATCTGTAAGCCCACTAAAAGATGCTTTTGAAATCATTGTATCAGACATAACACTTCATTCAGGAATTCCCAAAGAAATACTGTATCCAATATCTCCTTCTGGAGAAGGCAGCGTTGGCAACTATGATATTTTTTACCTAAACATTGAGCAGATATGCAAACTAATGGTAACGCCATTCATCAATGCGGTACTTTCAAAATTTGGATTAAGCTCTAATTGGTGCTACAAGCCAGTAAAACCAATTAGCCAAAAAGAACAAGCCGAAATTGATGAAAAACATGCAAAAACCTTAGCAACTTATGTGGAACTTTTAAGTAAGGCGAAAGAAATGGGAAATGATAGCTTGTATTTAAAAATACAAGATGAAATGAATCAGTACTTGCAAATTTAG